From the Nodularia sp. NIES-3585 genome, one window contains:
- a CDS encoding NAD(P)-dependent alcohol dehydrogenase, translating to MKAVVIRRHGSAEVLQYEDVAQPQIKPNQLLVKVHASSVNPIDWKIRQGMLSLLTGNQFPLILGFDIAGEVVAVGSQVTGFQPGDAVYGSTNFPGGAYAEFAAVPENLIASKPKNLTYEEAATVPLAALTALQALRDQGNIKSGQAVLINGAAGGVGMFAVQIAKALGTEVTGVCSTKNLEFVKSLGADRVIDYTQEDFTENSRQYDIIFDAVGKRSLSNCKRVLKPNGIYISTLPTPEVLIQSVLTAFLPGQKAKFVIERPNTQDLVYLKELIEAGKMRTVIDRTFALAEIAAAHSYSESERTVGKIAIVVLQD from the coding sequence ATGAAAGCGGTAGTTATCCGTCGGCATGGGTCGGCTGAGGTGTTGCAATACGAAGACGTGGCGCAGCCGCAAATTAAACCGAATCAGTTACTTGTGAAGGTTCATGCAAGTAGCGTTAATCCTATTGACTGGAAAATACGCCAGGGAATGTTGAGTTTACTCACAGGTAATCAGTTTCCTCTGATTTTGGGGTTTGATATTGCTGGTGAAGTGGTAGCTGTTGGTTCGCAGGTGACAGGTTTTCAGCCAGGAGATGCAGTTTATGGGAGTACTAACTTTCCTGGAGGCGCTTATGCGGAATTTGCCGCCGTCCCAGAAAATTTAATTGCTTCCAAACCGAAGAACTTGACTTATGAGGAAGCGGCTACTGTGCCTTTAGCGGCGCTAACGGCTCTGCAAGCACTGCGCGACCAAGGAAATATAAAATCAGGTCAAGCTGTGCTAATTAATGGCGCTGCGGGTGGGGTAGGTATGTTTGCAGTGCAGATTGCTAAGGCTTTAGGGACTGAGGTAACGGGTGTTTGTAGTACCAAAAATTTGGAGTTTGTGAAATCTTTGGGAGCAGATAGAGTAATTGATTATACCCAAGAAGATTTTACAGAAAATAGTAGGCAGTACGATATTATATTTGATGCCGTGGGCAAGCGATCGCTCTCTAACTGCAAACGAGTCCTCAAACCCAACGGGATTTATATCTCGACGTTACCCACACCGGAAGTTTTAATCCAGAGTGTGTTAACGGCGTTCCTTCCTGGTCAAAAAGCCAAGTTTGTGATTGAGAGACCTAACACGCAAGACTTGGTTTATCTCAAAGAATTGATAGAAGCTGGTAAAATGCGAACCGTGATTGACCGGACTTTTGCCTTGGCTGAAATTGCGGCGGCTCATAGTTATAGTGAGAGTGAAAGGACTGTGGGAAAAATTGCCATAGTCGTGCTTCAAGACTGA
- a CDS encoding serine/threonine-protein kinase has product MFNSGQILQERYQLQKQLGHTMAGRQTWLAEDLDSTNHELVILKLLVFSNELNWDDVKLFEREAQVLQNLNHERIPRYRDYFLVDQQPASGLSWWGLVQDYIPGYTLQELLAKGTKFSESELKQIAKEILQILIYLHQLNPAVLHRDIKPSNLIQGEDKQIYLVDFGAVQDRMAVTGLTFTVVGTVGYTPMEQFWGRAVPASDLYGLGATLIHLLTGVAPGELPQNNLRIQFAGHTSVSANFVSWIEKLTEPALEQRFATANEALELLFQKMQSSYSQSFFSKNNPVIHLVRPFLVVTKKSTEELEIYRYKEPVQYKKLLILIPIFLFFIGGWELLGITGFIILFWSILRWKILDDSTNKEIDVLIKKLLNRDRNVNSINKNHYGGYIHFDAKAKYFVFKNCWFGKFESTSDLITNIRSIYVCQQNENSSNQFSTGANNWQVVIRTYRHRIRLNWRLNEEECGWLVNEIQTWLNQS; this is encoded by the coding sequence GTGTTTAACTCAGGGCAAATATTGCAAGAAAGATATCAACTGCAAAAACAGTTAGGTCATACTATGGCTGGTCGTCAAACTTGGCTAGCAGAAGATTTAGATAGTACAAATCATGAGTTAGTAATTTTAAAACTTCTGGTTTTTAGTAATGAACTTAACTGGGATGATGTGAAATTATTTGAGCGCGAAGCTCAAGTATTGCAAAATCTCAATCACGAGAGAATACCCCGCTACAGAGATTACTTTTTAGTTGACCAACAACCAGCATCAGGTCTGAGTTGGTGGGGTTTGGTACAAGATTATATTCCTGGTTACACTTTACAAGAGTTGTTGGCAAAAGGCACAAAATTTAGTGAGTCGGAACTCAAGCAAATTGCCAAAGAAATTTTGCAGATTTTGATTTATCTGCACCAATTAAATCCTGCGGTTCTCCATCGAGATATTAAACCTAGTAACTTGATTCAGGGTGAAGATAAACAGATATATCTTGTAGATTTTGGTGCAGTACAAGACCGCATGGCTGTGACAGGATTAACCTTCACTGTGGTGGGTACTGTGGGCTATACGCCAATGGAACAGTTTTGGGGACGAGCTGTACCAGCTTCTGACCTCTATGGTTTGGGAGCTACTTTAATTCATTTACTCACAGGTGTAGCTCCTGGTGAATTACCTCAGAATAATTTGCGAATTCAATTTGCAGGTCACACCAGTGTAAGCGCCAATTTTGTGAGTTGGATTGAAAAACTAACTGAACCAGCTTTGGAACAAAGATTTGCCACTGCGAATGAAGCCCTTGAGTTACTTTTTCAGAAAATGCAATCTAGTTATAGTCAAAGTTTTTTTTCCAAAAATAATCCAGTTATACACCTTGTCAGACCTTTTCTTGTTGTCACTAAAAAGTCCACAGAAGAATTAGAGATTTATAGATATAAAGAACCAGTACAATACAAAAAATTGCTGATATTGATCCCAATCTTTTTGTTTTTTATTGGTGGCTGGGAATTGTTGGGAATCACTGGATTTATTATATTATTCTGGTCAATACTTAGATGGAAGATACTAGACGATTCAACTAACAAAGAAATTGATGTATTAATCAAAAAACTTCTAAATAGAGATAGAAATGTTAACTCGATTAACAAAAATCATTATGGCGGTTATATTCATTTTGATGCAAAAGCAAAGTATTTTGTATTTAAGAACTGCTGGTTTGGTAAATTTGAGTCAACCTCTGACTTGATTACAAATATTCGCTCTATCTATGTATGTCAACAAAATGAAAATTCCTCTAATCAATTTTCTACAGGAGCTAACAACTGGCAAGTAGTTATTCGCACATATCGTCATCGCATTCGCTTAAATTGGCGCTTAAATGAGGAAGAATGTGGTTGGTTAGTTAATGAAATTCAGACTTGGCTGAATCAGTCTTGA
- a CDS encoding NACHT domain-containing protein, whose translation MIIDWLAVWGVTQAVGFIFKPIFEDLAKDIAKDWAKDYLKSIPQRFLDKLKKEDIEIAAGKALKEFLELMQQELEDADLEEAELKKYIQPLKKFIHNPVIKEILGSPFGIDCQSLEFKVLANTWYQMNLPTLPDNFKWETLSKRYLKKVKAIIRESDKLRPILDSQHLEAAKDSLQEIAGIRTDFDLERYQEGIRECYGNLKLDSLDTSGYAYNELKLWRMFIAQNVRETDKFLPQIHELPKEHYRRLHKSNEIEAELQAEELERHKRVYLEQPILSVLDIIHKKQNYKYIVILGDPGSGKSTLLQFLALNWAETPLNNVISPPIPLLIELRTYMRQREDKECKNFLEFFHKCSGAVHHLNQHQLNEQLNSGNALVMFDGLDEVFDPGKREDVITDIHRFTNQYPNVQVIVTSRIIGYKPQKLRDAEFRHFILQDLEPKQIQDFIHRWHELTFSDEADKVRKRERLQRGIETSKSIAELAGNPLLLTMMAILNRNQELPRDRAELYNQASRVLLHQWDVERALVEDKRLDPKTIDYKDKQAMLRQVAHYMQTSGKDLSGNSISAENLEGILTTYLKTIEFDKPRDAARVMINQLRTRNFMLCFLGADYYAFVHRTFLEFFCASEFVKRFEKRGTTNGISIEALKDDVFGKHWQDETWHEVLLLIAGMIEAEFVGEILDYLMNEDGEQEKFINLFLAAKCLTEVRNRSVIATTAKQLLDKIKALTKYDLWYYYHPSQDYKKIRLVQEIRTQAVAAIATTWDDDPQTKTFLQQRATDDDSEFVRYAAIQALASNYKEDTQTKTFLQQRATDD comes from the coding sequence ATGATTATAGATTGGTTAGCTGTTTGGGGTGTTACTCAGGCTGTCGGCTTTATTTTTAAACCGATTTTTGAGGACTTAGCTAAAGATATCGCCAAGGACTGGGCTAAAGACTACTTAAAAAGCATTCCTCAGCGCTTTTTAGATAAACTCAAAAAAGAAGATATTGAAATTGCTGCTGGTAAAGCCTTGAAAGAATTTCTCGAACTGATGCAGCAGGAATTAGAAGATGCAGATTTAGAAGAAGCCGAACTTAAAAAATATATTCAGCCTTTAAAGAAGTTTATTCATAATCCAGTTATTAAAGAGATTTTAGGCTCTCCCTTCGGTATAGACTGCCAAAGTTTAGAATTTAAAGTCTTAGCCAATACTTGGTATCAAATGAATTTGCCTACTCTACCAGATAATTTTAAATGGGAAACACTGAGTAAACGGTATTTGAAAAAAGTTAAAGCAATTATTCGAGAATCAGATAAACTACGTCCTATTTTAGATTCCCAACATTTGGAAGCAGCTAAAGACAGTCTGCAAGAAATTGCTGGTATTCGTACAGATTTTGATTTAGAACGTTATCAAGAAGGGATTCGTGAGTGCTATGGAAATCTCAAGTTAGATAGTTTAGATACTAGCGGTTACGCCTATAATGAACTCAAGTTATGGCGGATGTTTATCGCTCAAAATGTCCGGGAAACGGATAAATTTTTACCACAAATTCACGAACTGCCTAAAGAACATTATAGACGACTGCACAAAAGTAACGAAATAGAAGCAGAACTGCAAGCAGAAGAATTAGAAAGACATAAACGGGTTTATTTAGAACAACCGATACTTTCAGTCTTGGATATTATCCACAAAAAGCAAAATTATAAATATATTGTCATTTTAGGTGATCCAGGTTCAGGCAAGTCTACATTATTGCAATTCCTTGCATTGAATTGGGCAGAAACACCTTTAAATAATGTAATTTCACCGCCAATTCCGTTACTTATTGAGTTACGCACTTATATGCGGCAACGGGAAGATAAAGAGTGCAAGAATTTTTTAGAATTTTTCCATAAATGTAGCGGTGCAGTTCATCACTTGAATCAACATCAACTAAATGAACAGCTAAATTCTGGTAACGCCTTGGTGATGTTTGATGGTTTAGATGAAGTATTTGATCCTGGTAAGCGAGAGGATGTAATTACCGATATCCATCGCTTTACTAATCAATATCCCAATGTGCAGGTAATTGTAACTTCTCGCATCATTGGCTATAAACCGCAAAAGTTACGTGATGCTGAGTTTCGCCACTTTATATTACAAGATTTAGAACCAAAACAAATTCAAGATTTTATTCATCGCTGGCATGAGTTAACTTTTAGCGATGAAGCGGATAAAGTTAGAAAACGGGAACGATTGCAAAGAGGAATTGAAACTTCCAAATCTATCGCAGAACTGGCAGGAAATCCCCTACTGTTGACGATGATGGCAATTCTTAATCGTAACCAAGAACTGCCAAGAGATAGAGCCGAACTTTACAATCAAGCATCGCGGGTACTGCTGCATCAATGGGACGTAGAACGCGCTTTGGTGGAAGATAAGCGGTTAGATCCTAAAACTATTGATTATAAAGATAAGCAAGCAATGCTGCGTCAGGTTGCTCATTATATGCAAACCAGTGGAAAAGATTTATCTGGTAACTCAATTAGTGCAGAGAATTTAGAGGGAATTCTCACTACATATCTGAAAACTATTGAATTTGACAAACCCAGAGATGCGGCGCGGGTGATGATTAATCAACTGCGAACTCGCAACTTTATGTTATGTTTTTTAGGTGCAGATTATTATGCCTTTGTGCATCGGACATTTTTGGAATTTTTCTGTGCTTCCGAATTTGTGAAGCGGTTTGAGAAGAGAGGAACTACAAATGGTATTAGCATAGAAGCATTAAAAGATGATGTTTTTGGCAAGCACTGGCAAGACGAAACTTGGCATGAAGTATTGCTGTTAATTGCGGGAATGATTGAAGCGGAATTTGTTGGCGAAATTCTTGATTATCTAATGAATGAAGATGGTGAACAAGAAAAATTCATCAACCTATTTTTAGCAGCTAAATGTCTTACAGAAGTGAGAAATCGTTCTGTAATTGCGACTACAGCTAAACAATTGCTTGACAAGATAAAAGCCTTAACTAAATATGACCTTTGGTATTATTACCACCCTTCTCAAGATTATAAAAAAATTAGGCTAGTTCAAGAAATTCGCACTCAAGCAGTTGCAGCGATTGCAACGACTTGGGACGATGACCCCCAAACCAAAACCTTCCTCCAACAACGCGCCACTGATGATGATAGTGAGTTTGTGCGATATGCAGCCATCCAAGCATTAGCCAGCAATTACAAAGAAGACACCCAAACCAAAACCTTCCTCCAACAACGCGCCACTGATGATGA
- a CDS encoding type II toxin-antitoxin system HicB family antitoxin — MKYTIIIQWSEEDQCYVVWLPEFTNVMQPCTHGDTYEEACKNAQEVLEMLIETALENGESLPEPKTLEQSSQVA; from the coding sequence ATGAAATATACAATTATTATTCAATGGTCAGAAGAAGACCAGTGCTATGTAGTTTGGCTACCTGAGTTTACTAATGTAATGCAGCCTTGCACTCACGGAGATACCTATGAAGAAGCTTGCAAAAATGCTCAAGAAGTTTTAGAAATGTTAATTGAGACAGCTTTGGAAAATGGTGAATCTCTACCAGAACCGAAAACTCTAGAACAGTCATCACAAGTAGCATGA
- a CDS encoding HIT domain-containing protein, producing the protein MKQQKNLFSHLTAIERTYLSFPAQFLLNQNLLQGKILDFGCGFGNDVKILSQKGLDITGYDPHYFDQYPQGKFDTIVCFYVLNVLFPEEQANILMEVSHLLKPGGKAYYAVRRDIKREGFREHYVHKKPTYQCLAKLPFHSLYADEMREVYEYVHYNQQRNSTNYCIFCNPHKHLRLLTESATAYAMLDGYPISKGHTLVIPKRHVSNYFDLPFKEQSACWFMVNKVQEMLKTEFAPDGFNVGMNINREGGQNVMHTSIHIIPRYKGDAVGKSGIRKVIPKSK; encoded by the coding sequence ATGAAACAGCAAAAAAACTTATTCAGCCATCTCACCGCCATAGAAAGAACTTATTTATCATTTCCGGCACAATTTTTATTAAATCAAAACCTGCTTCAAGGAAAAATCCTAGATTTTGGTTGTGGCTTTGGTAATGATGTAAAAATCCTCAGCCAAAAAGGCTTAGATATTACAGGTTATGACCCTCATTATTTTGACCAATATCCTCAAGGTAAATTTGATACCATAGTTTGTTTTTATGTTTTAAATGTTTTATTCCCAGAAGAACAAGCTAATATCCTCATGGAAGTATCGCACTTATTAAAACCAGGAGGTAAAGCTTATTATGCTGTGAGAAGGGATATTAAGAGAGAAGGGTTTAGAGAACATTATGTGCATAAAAAACCTACATATCAATGTCTAGCTAAACTTCCATTTCATTCATTATACGCAGATGAGATGCGGGAAGTATATGAATACGTTCATTATAATCAGCAGCGAAACTCAACTAATTATTGTATATTTTGTAATCCTCATAAACATCTGAGATTATTAACCGAATCAGCCACCGCCTATGCTATGTTGGATGGCTACCCTATAAGTAAAGGACATACTTTAGTTATTCCTAAACGTCATGTCAGCAATTATTTTGATTTACCTTTTAAAGAACAGTCTGCTTGCTGGTTTATGGTGAATAAAGTCCAAGAAATGCTCAAGACAGAATTTGCCCCAGATGGTTTTAATGTAGGTATGAATATTAATCGAGAAGGTGGGCAGAATGTTATGCACACCAGCATTCATATCATTCCTCGTTACAAAGGCGATGCTGTTGGTAAAAGTGGTATTAGAAAAGTTATTCCTAAAAGTAAATAG
- the cysE gene encoding serine O-acetyltransferase, translating to MQQSLNSTKNRQAAIKPRSTNTSVLKNLFSGTFLEPLLSDFKIIFERDPAARNWLEVVFCYPGLHALCLHRLAHWLHCRGVGFIPRLISHLARFLTGIEIHPGAEIGKGVFIDHGMGVVIGETAIVGNYTLIYQGVTLGGTGKESGKRHPTVGNNVVVGAGAKVLGNIQISDRVRIGAGSIVLRDVPPDATVVGIPGRIISPKQKVNLHPLEHGKLPDDQATVISSLLSRIEKLEQQLQTPNIQPQDKELLTKNH from the coding sequence ATGCAACAGTCATTAAACAGTACCAAAAACCGTCAGGCTGCAATCAAACCACGTTCTACAAATACATCCGTGCTGAAAAATTTGTTCTCTGGTACTTTTTTAGAACCACTATTGAGTGATTTTAAAATCATCTTTGAACGTGACCCAGCAGCACGGAATTGGCTAGAGGTGGTGTTTTGCTACCCTGGGTTACACGCTCTGTGTTTGCATCGTCTCGCCCACTGGTTACACTGTCGGGGTGTGGGTTTTATCCCGCGTCTGATTTCTCACTTGGCGCGATTTTTGACAGGAATTGAAATTCACCCAGGTGCAGAGATTGGTAAAGGTGTGTTTATCGACCACGGTATGGGTGTGGTGATTGGTGAAACTGCCATTGTGGGAAATTATACGCTAATTTATCAGGGTGTGACTCTGGGCGGTACTGGTAAAGAAAGTGGTAAGCGTCATCCTACGGTGGGTAACAACGTTGTGGTGGGTGCGGGTGCAAAAGTTTTGGGAAATATTCAAATTAGCGATCGCGTCCGCATTGGTGCAGGTTCTATTGTATTGCGTGATGTTCCCCCAGATGCAACCGTCGTCGGGATTCCTGGTAGAATTATCTCCCCCAAACAAAAAGTAAATCTGCATCCCCTAGAACATGGAAAACTCCCGGATGATCAAGCGACTGTAATTAGTTCTTTACTTTCCCGCATCGAGAAACTAGAACAACAATTACAAACCCCGAATATTCAACCCCAGGACAAAGAACTGCTGACCAAAAATCATTAA
- a CDS encoding Asr1405/Asl0597 family protein, which produces MFPPNNSDPPGYQVLQIPLCDRWRICQRLQELKIPCCCHSDGSLRVKVNNLLEAILIRSTLMQFLATRHELIDWLERCWNTQNS; this is translated from the coding sequence ATGTTTCCACCGAATAATTCCGACCCCCCAGGCTATCAAGTCTTACAGATTCCCTTGTGCGATCGCTGGCGAATTTGCCAACGTTTGCAAGAATTAAAGATTCCCTGTTGCTGTCACAGCGATGGTTCCCTACGAGTCAAAGTAAATAACCTCCTAGAAGCCATCCTCATCCGCAGCACCCTGATGCAATTTCTCGCCACTCGCCACGAACTAATAGATTGGCTAGAACGCTGCTGGAATACCCAAAACTCCTAA
- a CDS encoding DUF2949 domain-containing protein, with protein sequence MTTCNSERKFLNFLHQELELTNADIAIAQRHRKFDNGPLPMLLWQYGLVNLEQLEQILDWLDDHH encoded by the coding sequence ATGACCACCTGTAACAGTGAGAGAAAATTTCTCAATTTCTTACATCAAGAACTCGAACTGACAAATGCAGATATTGCTATAGCCCAACGACATCGCAAATTTGATAATGGACCCTTACCCATGCTCCTCTGGCAATATGGACTGGTTAACTTAGAGCAACTAGAGCAGATTCTTGATTGGCTAGATGACCATCACTAA